A portion of the Phaeodactylum tricornutum CCAP 1055/1 chromosome 7, whole genome shotgun sequence genome contains these proteins:
- a CDS encoding predicted protein: protein MKSSALLSLVILFGTASLGQAFAPDPIQARLSYQSISSAVTSSRTDDMELGSTASSRRAFFQILSASSLLVKPLLFPQSVVAAESTKILVLGGTGFVGSQVMSTLRDMGIETIATSRDGRDGTIALDLTSENVQDQIQKLSQGCAAVISCVGAIGTADDKAVNSGTGLAASAAKAAGVSRFVYITVAPEVKEFARDIDFLKGYMEGKSFSRETVLAAFDGKATLIEPTFIYGGGSFELNPPRVASFYGQFIEGLLSSSPIRTLERVLSPGIIKIALEPPVPVEAVAQAAVAGALGKTDSILDSYDKIKSASRTL from the coding sequence ATGAAGTCCAGCGCTCTCCTTTCACTGGTAATCTTGTTCGGCACTGCGAGTCTGGGGCAAGCCTTTGCTCCCGACCCTATCCAAGCACGACTTTCCTACCAATCCATATCATCGGCTGTCACCTCATCCCGAACGGATGATATGGAGCTGGGTAGCACAGCATCTTCCCGGCGAgcctttttccaaattttgaGCGCCTCGTCGTTGCTAGTgaagcctttgttgtttccACAATCCGTTGTCGCTGCAGAATCGACCAAGATTCTCGTATTGGGTGGCACAGGCTTTGTCGGTTCGCAAGTGATGTCGACGCTTCGAGATATGGGAATCGAAACCATTGCAACGTCTCGCGACGGTCGCGATGGAACTATCGCTTTAGACTTAACCTCGGAAAATGTGCAAGACCAGATCCAAAAGTTATCGCAAGGTTGTGCGGCTGTGATTTCCTGCGTGGGTGCAATTGGGACGGCCGACGATAAGGCCGTCAATAGCGGTACCGGGCTAGCGGCCAGTGCCGCCAAAGCGGCAGGCGTGTCACGCTTTGTCTACATTACGGTGGCGCCGGAGGTGAAAGAATTTGCTCGCGATATTGATTTTTTGAAAGGCTACATGGAGGGAAAATCGTTTTCTCGTGAAACCGTCCTCGCAGCGTTTGACGGCAAGGCCACTCTGATTGAGCCAACTTTTATCTATGGAGGGGGTTCCTTTGAGCTCAATCCTCCTCGCGTTGCTAGCTTTTATGGACAATTCATTGAGGGCTTgctctcgtcgtcgccaatccGTACCTTGGAACGAGTCCTGTCGCCGGGAATCATCAAAATCGCTTTGGAGCCGCCCGTTCCCGTCGAAGCCGTGGCGCAAGCCGCCGTCGCGGGTGCCCTGGGAAAGACAGACTCGATCCTCGATAGCTACGACAAGATCAAATCGGCGTCACGCACTCTGTGA
- a CDS encoding predicted protein: MTRSSKRKEDDVSRVLSVSAPLPKRTKKTKVDPEGQAPPAAIPESHAVSVPEARAVVAVTDATQPLIPKEYASKAAVVTNTYPHAEFNHFFFQLMAFKAEHSNYNVPKDTHPELHTWLQNLKRDYKHYVGNETTSPLTEEQAFVLESLHVPVTSRGDEHWNRFFGLLQQYREEHGHVLVPRLCEVPGLGDWVTDQRRQHKAWKQGQSSQLTKDRREKLESIGFTWQVRNRPEWELRYHELLQYKQIHGDCKVPQHYKENKALGKWVAKQREQFKLMRKGQHSFLTPYRLEKLNEAAFVWQVRTAMDTDDMSNPLTGEAAMLSSPTILTDTQDGIAAMSMPPNTKNENEV; this comes from the coding sequence ATGACGCGCAGTAGCAAACGCAAGGAAGACGACGTGAGCAGGGTCCTTTCCGTCTCCGCACCCCTTCCGAAGCGaaccaaaaagaccaaggTGGATCCAGAAGGACAGGCACCTCCCGCGGCCATTCCCGAATCCCACGCTGTCTCCGTGCCAGAGGCGAGAGCCGTTGTAGCGGTAACGGATGCGACACAGCCTTTGATTCCCAAGGAGTACGCCTCCAAGGCGGCCGTGGTGACGAACACGTACCCCCACGCCGAATTCAAtcacttcttcttccagctCATGGCCTTCAAGGCCGAACACTCCAACTACAATGTTCCTAAAGACACGCACCCCGAACTCCACACGTGGCTGCAGAATCTCAAGCGAGACTACAAGCACTACGTTGGGAACGAAACGACCTCGCCCTTGACGGAAGAACAAGCCTTCGTCCTCGAATCTCTACACGTACCGGTCACTTCCCGAGGTGACGAGCACTGGAACCGCTTCTTCGGACTCCTCCAGCAGTATAGAGAAGAACACGGACACGTACTCGTACCCCGGCTCTGCGAAGTCCCTGGACTCGGTGACTGGGTCACGGACCAACGAAGACAGCACAAAGCCTGGAAGCAAGGACAGAGTTCACAACTCACCAAGGATCGCCGCGAAAAACTCGAAAGTATCGGCTTTACCTGGCAGGTCCGCAACCGTCCCGAGTGGGAACTTCGATACCACGAGTTACTCCAgtacaagcaaattcacGGCGATTGCAAGGTCCCCCAGCATTacaaagaaaacaaggcaCTCGGAAAGTGGGTTGCCAAACAACGCGAACAGTTCAAACTCATGCGTAAGGGTCAGCACAGCTTTTTGACACCGTATCGTTTGGAAAAACTCAACGAGGCGGCGTTTGTGTGGCAGGTGCGCACCGCCATGGACACGGACGATATGAGCAATCCGTTGACGGGGGAAGCGGCCATGTTATCCTCTCCCACTATTCTGACGGATACCCAGGACGGCATCGCGGCCATGTCAATGCCGCCGAACaccaaaaacgaaaacgaagtATAG
- a CDS encoding predicted protein, with product MAEEAKKLWKDEIASNSDVKAVVFSSAKPDMFIAGADIFDIKAVENKQDLIPFIADGVKFFQDMRGKGVPLVAAIDGPALGGGLEWALWCDYRICTDSSKTKMGLPEVKLGLLPGFGGTQNLHPVVGLQNAMDMMLTGKDIRPHQAKKMGLVDLVVAQASLERVAIDSAAALANGSLKAKRKSKSMFNKILEDNSIGRNVIWNQIDKMVQKNTNGKYPAPYAIIDCVKFGLDNPSQKYQHEREEFAKLAATPESEALIGIFDGMTQMKKHSFGADAAIPVKTVAVMGAGLMGAGIAQVTAEKGIKVLLKDRNDEAVGRGQSYMTENWSKKLKRKRMTQYQYNLNTSNVTALTDDSPTWQRHFGNADMVIEAVFEDLDLKRKIVANVESVTKDHCIFATNTSAIPIADIAQGASRPENIIGMHYFSPVPSMPLLEIIPHTGTSDTATATAFEIGSKQGKTCIVVKDVPGFYVNRCLGPYLVEVSALVRDGVPLEALDKSLKNFGMPVGPITLADEVGIDVSSHVAKFLSNADLGVRMEGGDVSLMEQMIGKGWLGKKSGQGFYTYKGKKKTINEEVQKYVKDFATRDLKLDEKEIQDRIVSRFVNEAAKCLEDEIIENPVVGDIGLVFGTGFAPFRGGPFRYLDQVGVASYVDRMNTFTDKYGPQFEPCQLLKDYAATDKKFHKR from the coding sequence atggcggaagaagccaagaaacTCTGGAAGGACGAAATTGCGTCCAACAGCGACGTGAAAGCCGTCGTATTCTCGTCCGCGAAACCCGACATGTTCATTGCCGGCGCCGATATCTTTGACATTAAAGCCGTCGAGAATAAGCAGGACCTGATTCCCTTTATCGCCGACGGTGTGAAATTCTTTCAAGACATGCGAGGCAAGGGTGTCCCTCTCGTGGCCGCCATCGACGGACCCGCCCTCGGTGGTGGTCTGGAATGGGCGCTCTGGTGCGACTACCGTATTTGCACGGACAGTTCCAAGACCAAAATGGGACTTCCCGAAGTAAAGCTCGGGCTTTTGCCCGGTTTCGGCGGCACGCAGAACTTGCATCCCGTCGTGGGCTTGCAAAACGCCATGGATATGATGTTGACGGGGAAGGATATACGTCCGCACCAGGCCAAAAAAATGGGCTTGGTGGACCTGGTTGTGGCGCAGGCCTCCTTGGAACGTGTCGCGATTGATTCGGCGGCTGCTCTGGCCAACGGATCGCTCAAAGCCAAGCGCAAATCCAAATCTATGTTTAACAAGATCCTCGAAGACAACTCGATCGGGCGCAACGTCATTTGGAACCAAATTGACAAAATGGTGCAAAAGAACACCAACGGCAAGTACCCGGCACCCTACGCCATTATCGATTGCGTCAAATTCGGTTTAGACAATCCCTCACAAAAGTACCAGCATGAACGTGAGGAATTCGCTAAACTCGCCGCGACGCCGGAATCGGAAGCACTTATTGGTATTTTCGACGGCATGACGCAGATGAAAAAGCACTCGTTCGGTGCTGATGCCGCCATTCCGGTCAAGACCGTGGCTGTCATGGGTGCGGGGTTGATGGGAGCCGGGATTGCCCAAGTAACGGCAGAAAAGGGGATCAAAGTCCTACTCAAAGACCGCAACGACGAAGCAGTCGGTCGGGGTCAATCCTACATGACGGAGAATTGGAGCAAAAAGCTCAAACGCAAGCGCATGACACAGTATCAGTACAACCTGAATACTTCCAACGTCACTGCACTCACCGATGATAGTCCGACTTGGCAACGTCATTTCGGAAATGCTGACATGGTGATTGAAGCCGTGttcgaagatttggatcTCAAACGCAAGATTGTCGCCAACGTCGAATCCGTCACCAAGGATCACTGTATTTTTGCCACCAATACATCCGCCATTCCTATCGCCGATATTGCGCAGGGCGCTTCGCGTCCGGAAAACATCATCGGTATGCACTACTTCTCACCGGTACCATCCATGCCCTTACTCGAGATTATTCCACATACCGGTACGAGTGATACCGCTACGGCGACCGCTTTCGAAATTGGTTCAAAGCAAGGCAAAACCTGCATTGTGGTCAAGGATGTCCCCGGCTTTTACGTGAATCGCTGTTTGGGTCCGTATTTGGTCGAAGTGTCGGCGCTCGTTCGGGACGGTGTACCGCTCGAGGCACTCGATAAGTCGCTCAAGAATTTCGGCATGCCGGTGGGCCCCATAACACTAGCCGACGAAGTCGGTATTGACGTGAGTTCGCACGTGGCCAAGTTCTTGTCCAATGCCGACCTGGGAGTACGCATGGAGGGTGGTGACGTCTCTCTGATGGAGCAAATGATTGGCAAAGGATGGCTGGGCAAAAAGTCTGGTCAAGGGTTCTACACCTACAAAggcaagaaaaagaccatCAACGAGGAAGTACAAAAGTACGTCAAGGACTTTGCCACACGCGACTTGAAATTAGACGAGAAGGAAATCCAAGATCGCATCGTGAGTCGCTTTGTGAACGAAGCGGCCAAATGCTTGGAAGACGAGATCATTGAAAATCCTGTCGTTGGTGACATTGGTCTGGTGTTCGGTACAGGCTTTGCCCCCTTCCGGGGTGGTCCGTTCCGGTACCTAGATCAGGTCGGCGTCGCATCGTACGTAGATCGCATGAACACGTTCACCGACAAGTACGGTCCGCAATTCGAACCGTGTCAACTACTGAAGGATTATGCCGCAACGGACAAAAAGTTTCACAAACGGTAG